The Candidatus Sulfotelmatobacter sp. DNA window CACAGCGAGAAGTTGAGCGCGCCCCGTACCGAGCGTTCGACCACCTCGCGCGGAATCCCCTGCGCCCAGTAGCACGAAGCGAGGAAGCCGTGCACCACGTCGAGATCGACGCGCGCCGGATCGTCGCTGAGCACGAAGCCCTCACGCCGCCACTCCATGCGGCGTCAGGGCTTCTTGGTTGTATCCGCGGGCGCCGCTCCCGGCGGAATCTCGCCCTTCATCAGGTAGTGGCGGCGCGTGCTCTCGATCCGGAGCTTGTCCACGTTCAGCACCTTGAACTCGACGCGGCGATTCTTGGCGCGGCCGAGATCGGTGGTGTTGGGCGCAATCGGCTTGTTCGAGCCGTAGCCCCTCGATGTGTACTGCGACGCGTCGAGACCCTTGAACGTCTTCAGGTAGTTCAGCACCGAATCCGCCCTCGCCTGCGACAGCACGGTGTTGAGCGAATCGCTGCCGCGGCTGTCGGTGTGGCCGCCGACCTCGATCTGCAGCGTCGGGTACTGCTGGAGGATGCGCGCCACCGTGTCGATCACCGCGTACGACTCGGGCTTGATGCTGGCCTTGCCGGTGTCGAAGTTGATGTTCTGGATGCGGATCGAGCCGGTGTCGAGCAGCTGAACCTCGTGCTCGCTCACTTCGATCGGGCAGCCGTTGGCGTCCACCCGGAAGCCGGCCGGGGTGTTCGGGCACTGATCGACGCCGTCGCACACGCCGTCGCTGTCGGCGTCGGCCGGGCAGCCTTCCATGTTCACGATGCAGCCCTTGGGGGTGCTCGGGCACTTGTCGATGCCGTCCAGCACGCCGTCGCCGTCGGAATCCTTCGGGCAGCCGGTGGCGTCCACGGTCGCGCCCTTGGGCGTGTCGGGGCAGGTGTCGATTCCGTCGCACACGCCGTCGCCGTCGGCGTCGAGCGGGCAGCCCTTGCTGTCGATCTTGCAGCCGTGCGGCGTGTCGGCACACTTGTCGAGGCCGTC harbors:
- a CDS encoding OmpA family protein, giving the protein MARCRRAFGFTLAALALYALPVSAQIVGRPFELSGGIGYFAPDVRARMQNGPAYNGGIAWRYLHSLSLEAEGTWAPSKQDTVPHFDHNFTYLSADLRWNLRPADERLVPFLLGGVGYGLSSTIGGPPPDKLSRGAPSIGAGALVNLGNQRRYLRFQVRDVMFREREQTEFSNHIAITAGLQLVFGGKEKDLDLDGVRDWLDKCPNTPVGATVDATGCPKDSDGDGVLDGLDKCADTPHGCKIDSKGCPLDADGDGVCDGIDTCPDTPKGATVDATGCPKDSDGDGVLDGIDKCPSTPKGCIVNMEGCPADADSDGVCDGVDQCPNTPAGFRVDANGCPIEVSEHEVQLLDTGSIRIQNINFDTGKASIKPESYAVIDTVARILQQYPTLQIEVGGHTDSRGSDSLNTVLSQARADSVLNYLKTFKGLDASQYTSRGYGSNKPIAPNTTDLGRAKNRRVEFKVLNVDKLRIESTRRHYLMKGEIPPGAAPADTTKKP